A region from the Neurospora crassa OR74A linkage group V, whole genome shotgun sequence genome encodes:
- the gle-1 gene encoding gle-1 protein, translating to MAGSSPARPNGNQWASPSSRSVISDILAGDRNSEARHRLLIEAARREHERVREEAERVYQEHLLRQEQERLVEERKKEEERIRAEEQLAAERRKLNALKAKKIEIPPVLPDFEPAKAPSPAPKPASTASPSQPPATQVNGKTLFEKQPELQPASAPAAAKPFGGFGQTLTSAQPATAALKQSTPASAASSQLATSNLLGNNIQVNGTATATTIAKSPTPAPVQQGPDRLAVIHKNLKELRKSMLDQAKANQALKARMGDMRREIRKCVGQLTGGGAGVNRQQNNTIAALLREALENRVQSQLVDPNTFLVESRAPVQGPTNNDPQVPSLFIYLLNVFAKATISQFINEGGPRPETADPVGVCIAAVFSDPAFAWRGASMIDILLAKFRIVCPVLWGYRGSEKTEQGRARIGWWKDNGRWVTEQVHFDRMTGLGAGFAAISLRNFASSKKQNPYPPRHYWAAMAKIVNTPSGEISNTQCVVLKAMIQNYEEKFIHAYGTAALAALRTALVEFPARAPVKSSAVNSLQVVHDLLRKSTGAALG from the exons ATGGCTGGTTCGTCCCCCGCTCGCCCAAACGGCAACCAGTGGGCAAGCCCTTCCTCGCGATCAGTCATATCCGACATTCTTGCTGGAGACCGCAATTCCGAGGCCCGGCATAGACTTCTGATTGAGGCCGCTAGGAGGGAACATGAACGTGTAcgcgaggaggccgagagGGTGTACCAGGAACACCTCTTGAGACAAGAGCAGGAACGTCTGGTCGAGGAGCgcaagaaagaggaggaaaggatACGAGCAGAAGAACAACTTGCTGCTGAGCGAAGGAAGCTTAACGCTCTCAAGGCGAAGAAAATCGAGATCCCGCCTGTCCTGCCTGACTTCGAGCCAGCAAAGGCACCATCTCCAGCCCCGAAACCTGCCTCAACGGCATCCCCATCACAACCACCCGCCACCCAAGTCAATGGCAAAACACTTTTCGAAAAGCAACCCGAGTTGCAGCCAGCGTCTGCACCGGCTGCAGCGAAGCCTTTTGGAGGATTTGGACAGACACTAACAAGTGCGCAACCCGCCACTGCTGCCCTGAAGCAGTCAACGCCTGCATCTGCAGCCTCTTCTCAGCTTGCGACCAGTAACTTGCTAGGGAACAATATCCAGGTCAATGGAACCGCCACGGCCACGACCATTGCCAAATCACCGACACCAGCACCCGTGCAACAAGGACCTGACCGATTGGCAGTGATACACAAAAATCTGAAAGAGCTGCGGAAGTCTATGTTGGATCAAGCAAAAGCAAATCAGGCGCTTAAAGCCCGTATGGGAGATATGCGTCGAGAGATCAGAAAGTGTGTTGGACAACTCACGGGAGGCGGCGCGGGAGTCAATCGTCAACAG AACAATACCATTGCTGCTCTACTACGCGAGGCGCTCGAAAACCGCGTACAATCTCAGCTCGTTGACCCGAATACCTTCCTCGTCGAATCACGAGCCCCAGTTCAAGGGCCTACCAACAACGATCCGCAGGTCCCGTCACTATTTATCTATCTACTGAACGTCTTCGCCAAGGCCACCATTTCCCAGTTCATCAACGAAGGCGGTCCACGACCAGAGACAGCCGATCCCGTGGGTGTCTGTATTGCCGCCGTGTTTTCCGACCCGGCATTCGCGTGGCGTGGGGCCTCCATGATCGACATCCTTCTCGCCAAGTTCCGCATCGTCTGTCCCGTCCTGTGGGGTTATAGGGGCAGCGAGAAGACGGAGCAAGGACGCGCCAGGATAGGGTGGTGGAAGGACAATGGAAGATGGGTTACGGAGCAGGTGCATTTTGACCGAATGACGGGTCTCGGTGCCGGCTTCGCCGCGATATCGTTGCGAAACTTCGCCTCGTCCAAGAAGCAAAACCCATACCCACCACGACATTACTGGGCGGCCATGGCGAAGATTGTCAACACCCCTTCAGGCGAAATCTCAAATACCCAGTGCGTGGTTCTGAAAGCTATGATCCAGAACTACGAGGAGAAGTTTATCCATGCATATGGAACCGCTGCCCTTGCGGCGTTGAGGACCGCGCTCGTAGAGTTCCCTGCTCGGGCACCGGTCAAGTCGAGTGCCGTGAACTCGTTGCAGGTTGTCCATGATCTGCTCAGGAAGAGTACTGGAGCTGCTCTTGGATAA